One Malania oleifera isolate guangnan ecotype guangnan chromosome 10, ASM2987363v1, whole genome shotgun sequence genomic region harbors:
- the LOC131165562 gene encoding ras-related protein RABE1c-like, whose translation MAAPPARARADYDYLIKLLLIGDSGVGKSCLLLRFSDGSFTTSFITTIGIDFKIRTIELDGKRIKLQIWDTAGQERFRTITTAYYRGAMGILLVYDVTDESSFNNIRNWIRNIEQHASDNVNKVLVGNKADMDESKRAVPTSKGQALADEYGIKFFETSAKTNLNVEEVFFSIARDIKQRLAETDSKAEPQTIKINQPDQAASGSQAAQKSACCGT comes from the exons ATGGCTGCTCCACCGGCAAGGGCTCGTGCTGATTACGATTATCTTATAAAGCTTCTCCTGATTGGTGACAGCG GTGTGGGGAAAAGTTGCCTGCTTCTGCGATTTTCAGATGGTTCCTTCACAACCAGTTTCATTACAACAATTGG CATTGATTTCAAGATAAGAACCATTGAGCTTGATGGCAAGCGCATTAAATTGCAAATTTGGGACACAGCGGGTCAGGAGCGGTTCCGAACAATCACAACAG CATACTACCGAGGAGCCATGGGTATTTTGCTGGTGTATGATGTAACTGATGAGTCATCTTTTAACA ATATTAGGAACTGGATACGCAACATTGAACAACATGCATCTGACAATGTCAACAAGGTATTAGTGGGCAACAAGGCTGACATGGATGAAAGCAAAAGG GCTGTGCCTACGTCTAAGGGTCAAGCTCTTGCTGATGAATATGGCATCAAGTTCTTTGAAACG AGTGCAAAGACAAATTTAAATGTGGAGGAGGTTTTCTTTTCAATCGCAAGGGATATAAAGCAAAGGCTGGCAGAAACTGATTCGAAAGCTGAG CCTCAGACGATTAAGATCAATCAACCAGACCAGGCAGCTAGCGGCAGTCAAGCTGCCCAAAAATCAGCATGTTGTGGTACATAA
- the LOC131165561 gene encoding ankyrin repeat-containing protein BDA1-like, giving the protein MNQRLKDAAEQGDLDSFYALIGEDPYLLKNMEEIPFSDTPLHIAASVGNTRFALEIMRLMPSFSRKPNRDGYCPLHLALQNKHTQMTLRFVQVDPSLVRVKGREGLTPLHWAAGEGCVDILTQFLSACPESLEDLTVQSETALHVALKNGKVEAFKILVGWLQLGFHVQGEVLDMKEKVLNWKDDEGNTLLHIAASSGQLEVMKLLIEHEVDTKAQNFAGSTSLQILQSQMPLSNNQEITIDVLHSVGASKSTLMLPPSIITIVKNHLISKEISLFEQLLSFIKEKIQEKP; this is encoded by the exons ATGAATCAAAGGCTAAAAGATGCTGCTGAACAAGGAGACCTCGATTCCTTCTATGCATTAATTGGTGAGGACCCTTATCTTCTGAAGAACATGGAAGAGATCCCATTTTCTGATACTCCGCTCCACATTGCAGCTTCCGTAGGCAACACTCGCTTTGCCTTGGAAATCATGAGGCTAATGCCATCATTTTCTCGGAAACCAAACAGAGATGGGTATTGTCCCCTGCACCTTGCTCTGCAGAATAAGCATACCCAGATGACCCTGCGCTTTGTACAGGTCGATCCGAGCCTTGTCCGGGTTAAAGGAAGAGAGGGCTTAACCCCATTGCACTGGGCAGCAGGAGAAGGCTGCGTAGATATTCTAACACAGTTTCTGTCAGCTTGCCCAGAGTCTTTGGAAGATTTGACAGTCCAGAGTGAGACTGCTCTGCATGTTGCCCTCAAGAATGGGAAGGTTGAAGCTTTTAAGATTTTAGTGGGATGGCTGCAACTGGGTTTCCATGTACAAGGGGAGGTGCTCGACATGAAGGAAAAGGTGTTGAATTGGAAGGATGATGAAGGAAACACATTGCTGCATATTGCTGCTTCCTCTGGCCAGCTTGAG GTAATGAAATTGTTAATTGAGCATGAGGTTGACACAAAAGCACAGAACTTCGCGGGTTCTACAAGTTTACAGATCTTACAATCTCAAATGCCATTATCAAATAATCAAGAAATTACCATTGATGTATTACATTCTGTGGGAGCATCAAAGTCAACACTAATGCTTCCGCCaagtattattactattgttaaaaatcatttaatatcaAAGGAGATTTCACTTTTTGAGCAACTACTCTCCTTTATAAAGGAAAAAATACAGGAAAAGCCGTGA